One genomic region from Anabaena sp. PCC 7108 encodes:
- a CDS encoding aminopeptidase P family protein, with translation MHTSTNLTETLRHRRQKLATLIDFPAILWSGSSSPRNFLANTFPFRANSHFLYFAGIPLQNAAIRLESGNLQLFIDDPHPSSALWHGEMPTREEIAAKIGADDARPMAELEDYLENAATLPVQDAATWTQQTQLLDRWVLPKNQLAGIDLELAKAIVSLRLTHDAAALVELRKAAAVSVEAHKAGMAATPQAKLEAEVRAAMEAVIMSQNMTTAYTSIVTVHGEVLHNGHYYNSLQPGDLLLADVGAETETGWAADITRTYPVSGKFSSTQRDIYDIVLAAHDACIENIAPDVEYAEIHLLAATVIAEGLVDLGILQGKPEDLVKMDLHALFFPHGIGHLLGLDVHDMEDLGDVAGYDEGRKRSDRFGLSYLRLNRPLRPGMLVTIEPGFYQVPAILNNPKTRSQYQYLVNWERLEQFADVRGIRIEDDVLVTETGREVLTADLPNQASAVEDLLVS, from the coding sequence ATGCACACCTCCACCAACCTCACCGAAACCCTCCGTCACCGTCGCCAGAAACTAGCTACCCTGATTGATTTTCCGGCAATTCTTTGGTCTGGTAGTAGCAGTCCCCGCAACTTCCTCGCTAATACCTTTCCCTTTCGCGCCAATAGCCATTTCCTCTATTTCGCCGGAATTCCTTTACAAAACGCCGCTATTCGCCTAGAAAGTGGCAATCTACAACTATTTATAGATGACCCCCACCCCAGCAGCGCCCTGTGGCATGGAGAAATGCCCACTCGTGAAGAAATCGCCGCCAAAATAGGCGCAGATGATGCCAGACCAATGGCAGAATTAGAAGATTATTTAGAAAATGCTGCTACTCTTCCTGTTCAAGATGCTGCTACTTGGACACAGCAAACACAATTATTAGATAGATGGGTGTTACCAAAAAATCAACTTGCAGGAATTGATTTAGAACTAGCTAAAGCTATTGTTTCCTTACGTCTCACCCACGATGCAGCGGCGTTAGTAGAATTACGTAAAGCAGCGGCTGTGAGTGTAGAAGCACACAAAGCAGGAATGGCTGCTACACCTCAAGCTAAACTAGAAGCAGAAGTCCGCGCCGCAATGGAAGCAGTAATTATGAGTCAAAATATGACCACTGCTTACACTAGCATTGTGACGGTACATGGCGAAGTTTTACACAATGGGCATTATTACAACTCCCTGCAACCAGGGGATTTACTTTTAGCTGATGTCGGTGCAGAAACTGAGACAGGTTGGGCTGCGGATATTACCCGCACTTATCCGGTTTCCGGTAAATTTTCATCTACTCAAAGAGATATTTATGATATTGTTTTAGCTGCCCATGATGCTTGTATTGAAAATATTGCCCCTGATGTGGAATATGCAGAAATTCATCTGTTAGCGGCAACTGTGATTGCTGAAGGTTTGGTAGATTTGGGGATTTTACAAGGTAAGCCAGAAGATTTAGTCAAAATGGATCTTCATGCGCTGTTTTTTCCCCACGGAATTGGGCATCTTTTGGGTTTAGATGTTCATGATATGGAAGATTTAGGCGATGTAGCAGGATATGATGAGGGCAGAAAAAGAAGCGATCGCTTTGGCCTGAGTTATCTGCGGTTAAATCGTCCCCTGCGTCCGGGAATGTTAGTCACCATAGAACCAGGATTTTACCAAGTTCCAGCCATTCTCAATAATCCGAAAACTCGTTCTCAATATCAATATTTAGTCAATTGGGAAAGACTAGAACAATTTGCCGATGTGCGTGGAATCCGCATTGAAGATGATGTATTAGTTACAGAAACAGGTAGGGAAGTTTTAACCGCTGATTTACCAAATCAAGCTAGTGCTGTCGAAGACTTGCTAGTTAGTTAA
- a CDS encoding VCBS repeat-containing protein has translation MFKAATQSGLYLENQATAGLDSLAKSQDFTTSLNTSTASKSSASTLENEQSPLQSPFPLDLIPQFPSGSSNPNPNPYLTSAAIVPDFNGDGKTDKLWVNAQTGEIIVRLMNGTQVMEQASLGQYDLNTWTYKTADFNSDNKTDFLLRNKETGENVVVLMDGARVSSYLTLDRVDPGWTANIGDFNGDRKTDIFWNNATTGENAIWQMDGTTVVSANVLETTDPGLTATIVDFDGNGKSDIFWRNSTTGENTAWFMDGSQATKYNLQAQDASWTSTLGDFNGDFKTDILWRNTSTGENKIWTMNGIFVTEGTVNTLGTDWAANIGDFNGDGKTDIFWHNSTTGANTAWLMDGTAISSEAFLPSNSTALTSSLGDFNGDGKTDIYWRDQQTGADTIWTMNGTLASETPVADADKLTSEWYTG, from the coding sequence ATGTTTAAAGCAGCAACTCAGTCAGGATTATATTTAGAAAACCAAGCGACTGCGGGATTAGACTCTCTTGCTAAATCACAAGATTTTACAACTTCTCTTAATACCTCAACTGCCAGCAAGAGTTCTGCCAGCACACTAGAGAACGAACAATCTCCTCTACAATCTCCTTTCCCACTTGATTTAATACCTCAGTTCCCATCAGGAAGTTCCAACCCCAATCCTAATCCTTATTTAACTAGTGCAGCCATTGTTCCTGATTTCAATGGTGATGGTAAAACAGATAAACTTTGGGTAAATGCTCAAACAGGTGAAATTATCGTTCGCTTAATGAATGGTACACAAGTTATGGAACAGGCTTCTTTAGGTCAATATGACTTGAATACCTGGACTTATAAAACCGCTGATTTTAACAGCGATAATAAAACAGACTTTCTGTTACGCAACAAAGAAACAGGTGAGAATGTAGTTGTACTAATGGATGGTGCAAGAGTTTCTAGTTACCTGACTTTAGATAGAGTTGATCCAGGTTGGACTGCAAATATTGGCGATTTCAATGGCGATCGCAAAACCGATATTTTCTGGAATAATGCTACCACTGGTGAGAATGCCATTTGGCAAATGGATGGAACAACAGTAGTTAGTGCAAATGTGCTAGAAACTACAGACCCAGGTCTGACTGCAACCATTGTTGACTTTGACGGTAACGGTAAGAGTGACATCTTCTGGCGTAACAGCACAACCGGTGAAAATACCGCTTGGTTTATGGATGGTAGCCAAGCCACCAAATATAATCTCCAAGCACAGGATGCATCCTGGACTTCTACCCTAGGCGATTTTAACGGCGACTTCAAAACCGACATTCTATGGCGTAACACCAGCACAGGTGAAAATAAGATATGGACAATGAATGGTATTTTTGTTACCGAAGGTACTGTTAATACATTGGGTACAGACTGGGCTGCGAATATTGGCGATTTCAATGGCGACGGTAAAACTGACATCTTCTGGCACAATTCCACAACTGGCGCAAACACCGCTTGGTTGATGGATGGTACTGCTATTAGTTCTGAAGCTTTCTTGCCTAGCAATAGCACAGCTTTAACATCATCTCTTGGTGATTTTAACGGTGATGGCAAAACCGATATCTACTGGAGAGATCAACAAACAGGTGCAGACACAATCTGGACAATGAATGGCACTCTAGCCAGTGAAACTCCTGTAGCTGATGCAGATAAGCTGACTTCAGAATGGTACACAGGCTAA
- a CDS encoding aminopeptidase P N-terminal domain-containing protein, whose product MQSEYQQRREQLMAKIGSGTAIFRSAPSAVMHNDVEYVYRQDSDFYYLTGFNEAKAVAVLAPHHSEHRFILFVQPKDREKEVWSGYRCGVDAAKEIYGADEAYPIAELDEKLPQYLEKSDRIYYHLGRDRNFNDTILKHYQSLLRTYPKRGTGPVAIEDTSTILHSLRLHKSNTEIDLMRQAADIAVEAHNHALSITAPGRYEYEIQAEIEHIFRLRGGMGPAYPSIVAAGKNACVLHYVENNCQMQANELLLIDAGCAYGYYNSDITRTFPVSGKFTPEQKALYEIVLEAQKQAISEVKPGNAFDAPHKKAVRILTEGLVELGLLKGEIDKLIEEEKYKPFYMHRTSHWLGLDVHDVGVYQHGENPQLLQPGQVLTIEPGLYIVPDTKPAEDQPEIDPRWVGIGVRIEDDVLVTADGNEVLTARVPKEIKDVER is encoded by the coding sequence ATGCAATCAGAATATCAGCAACGTCGTGAGCAGTTAATGGCGAAAATAGGTAGTGGTACAGCGATTTTTCGCAGCGCACCTTCAGCAGTCATGCACAACGATGTCGAGTATGTTTATCGTCAAGATAGTGATTTTTACTACTTAACTGGTTTTAATGAAGCTAAAGCAGTCGCAGTTTTAGCACCCCATCACTCAGAACATCGGTTTATTTTGTTTGTTCAACCTAAAGATAGGGAAAAGGAAGTTTGGAGTGGTTATCGCTGTGGAGTGGACGCAGCAAAGGAAATCTATGGTGCAGATGAAGCTTACCCCATTGCAGAGTTGGATGAGAAGTTACCGCAGTATTTAGAAAAGAGCGATCGCATTTATTATCATCTAGGACGCGATCGCAATTTTAATGATACCATTCTTAAACATTATCAAAGTTTACTGCGTACCTATCCCAAACGGGGAACAGGACCAGTTGCGATAGAAGATACCAGCACTATTTTACATAGTTTGAGATTACATAAAAGTAACACCGAAATCGACTTAATGCGTCAAGCGGCGGATATTGCGGTGGAAGCACATAATCACGCTTTAAGTATTACCGCACCGGGACGCTATGAATATGAAATCCAAGCAGAAATAGAACATATTTTCCGACTGCGGGGTGGAATGGGACCAGCTTATCCTTCCATTGTTGCTGCTGGTAAAAATGCTTGCGTTCTGCACTATGTAGAAAATAATTGTCAGATGCAAGCAAACGAATTGTTATTAATTGATGCTGGTTGTGCTTACGGTTATTACAATTCTGATATTACCCGTACATTTCCGGTAAGTGGAAAATTTACCCCAGAACAAAAAGCGTTATATGAAATTGTTTTAGAAGCACAAAAACAAGCCATATCAGAAGTCAAACCCGGTAATGCTTTTGATGCACCTCATAAAAAAGCAGTGCGTATTCTCACAGAAGGTTTAGTAGAATTGGGTTTATTGAAAGGGGAAATTGACAAATTAATTGAAGAGGAAAAATATAAACCATTTTATATGCACCGCACCAGTCATTGGTTAGGTTTAGATGTGCATGATGTTGGTGTTTATCAACATGGAGAAAATCCGCAACTTTTACAACCTGGTCAAGTGCTAACAATAGAACCAGGACTTTATATTGTACCTGATACCAAACCCGCAGAAGACCAACCAGAAATTGACCCCCGTTGGGTGGGAATTGGGGTTAGAATTGAAGATGATGTGTTAGTCACCGCAGACGGAAATGAGGTTTTAACTGCGAGAGTGCCTAAAGAAATTAAGGATGTAGAAAGATGA